The following are encoded together in the Citrus sinensis cultivar Valencia sweet orange chromosome 1, DVS_A1.0, whole genome shotgun sequence genome:
- the LOC102627216 gene encoding 40S ribosomal protein S24-1 — protein MADKAITIRTRKFMTNRLLSRKQFVIDVLHPGRANVSKAELKEKLARMYDVRDANAIFVFKFRTHFGGGKSTGFGLIYDSVESAKKFEPKYRLIRNGLATKVEKSRKQMKERKNRQKKIRGVKKAKAEAGKKKK, from the exons ATGGCTGACAAGGCGATCACCATCCGAACCAGAAAGTTCATGACCAACAGGCTTCTGTCGAGGAAACAATTT GTTATCGATGTTCTGCATCCAGGTCGAGCCAATGTTTCAAAG GCCGAGTTGAAGGAGAAATTGGCGAGGATGTATGATGTGAGGGATGCGAATGCTATATTTGTGTTCAAATTTCGTACACATTTTGGAGGTGGGAAATCAACTGGGTTTGGCCTCATCTATGACTCTGTTGAGAGTGCAAAGAAGTTTGAGCCCAAGTACAGGCTAATCagg AATGGACTGGCTACCAAGGTTGAGAAGTCAAGGAAGCAGATGAAAGAGAGGAAAAACAGGCAAAAGAAGATCAGAGGTGTCAAGAAG GCCAAGGCTGAAGCtggcaagaagaagaagtga
- the LOC102626943 gene encoding probable serine/threonine-protein kinase WNK9 isoform X1, translating to MNGVSSPEESDSSEFVEVDPTGRYGRYNEILGKGASKTVYRAFDEYEGIEVAWNQVKLYDFLQSPEELERLYCEIHLLKTLKHRNIMKFYTSWVDTANRNINFVTEMFTSGTLRQYRLKHRRVNIRAVKHWCRQILSGLLYLHSRDPPVIHRDLKCDNIFVNGNQGEVKIGDLGLAAILRKSHAARCVGTPEFMAPEVYEEEYNELVDIYSFGMCILEMVTFDYPYSECTHPAQIYKKVISGKKPEALFKVEDPEVRQFIEKCLATVSSRLSARELLTDPFLQIDDYDSDLRMIQYQTDYDEISPLLRQSLYGIYHSNSSSNNGCGHYIGYDTENGLDYHPHEFQESEIDLFTCQEDEHLTNFDISIKGKRREDDGIFLRLRIADKEGRIRNIYFPFDIQTDTALSVATEMVSELDITDQDVTKIAEIIDSEIASLVPEWKRGMAMEESPHRSSFCHNCASNGCLPDYILSDGSGAKNLQVLQCSKDGCAAIHGRFEEITYQVDGAEQCAPEGADQAASPQSAVVHYANIWAQHEGPVLSSQGSRDIHCDEEHKTLNQSSYGAEEKIINMDSQSKCRERNCFSMNSAMDYGLLDDYENEIRQELRWLKAKYQIQLRELRDQQLGVKYKSSSLTLITDDKTRASDDKVSPSSVLPEPESNRPPQRTIAHRPTKHLTSCLPIGDEKKCGNVANQRVHSFEQMNWPCSPEQMVTAKSYYTPLLPHSLHRATSLPVDSVDVSSQ from the exons ATGAATGGTGTTTCAAGCCCAGAAGAATCAGATTCCTCCGAGTTTGTTGAAGTTGATCCCACTGGAAGATATGGAAGA TACAATGAAATTCTTGGTAAAGGAGCTTCAAAGACAGT TTATAGAGCCTTTGATGAATACGAAGGAATTGAGGTAGCATGGAATCAGGTGAAGCTCTATGATTTCTTGCAGAGTCCTGAGGAACTTGAGAGGCTTTACTGTGAAATTCACCTGCTTAAGACCTTGAAACACAGAAACATCATGAAGTTTTACACTTCCTGGGTTGATACTGCTAATAGAAATATTAACTTTGTTACTGAAATGTTCACCTCGGGTACCCTCAGGCA GTATAGGCTAAAACACAGGAGAGTTAATATTAGAGCTGTGAAGCATTGGTGCAGGCAAATTTTGTCAGGGCTTCTCTATCTCCATAGCCGTGACCCACCGGTGATTCATAGAGATCTCAAATGTGacaatatttttgtcaatGGAAACCAAGGGGAAGTCAAGATTGGGGATCTTGGCCTTGCTGCAATCCTCCGCAAATCTCATGCTGCTCGTTGTGTTG GAACGCCAGAGTTTATGGCCCCTGAAGTGTATGAAGAGGAATACAATGAATTAGTCGATATATACTCTTTCGGAATGTGCATCTTGGAGATGGTCACATTTGACTATCCATATAGTGAATGCACTCACCCTGCTCAAATCTACAAGAAAGTGATCTCT GGTAAAAAGCCAGAAGCTCTGTTCAAAGTAGAGGATCCTGAGGTGCGACAATTCATTGAAAAATGCTTAGCAACCGTGTCTTCTAGGCTTTCTGCTAGGGAGCTTTTGACAGACCCTTTTCTCCAAATTGATGATTATGACTCCGATCTGAGGATGATACAGTACCAAACAGACTATGATGAAATAAGCCCTCTTCTTCGACAATCTCTATACGGAATTTACCACAGCAATAGCTCTTCCAACAATGGATGTGGCCATTACATTGGTTATGATACAGAGAATGGTTTAGACTACCATCCACATGAGTTTCAAGAGAGTGAAATTGATCTATTTACTTGTCAAGAGGATGAGCATTTGACAAATTTTGACATTTCAATCAAAGGTAAGCGTAGAGAGGATGATGGCATCTTTCTAAGGCTTAGAATTGCAGATAAAGAAG GACGCATACGAAACATTTACTTCCCCTTTGACATTCAGACAGACACAGCATTGAGTGTCGCTACTGAAATGGTATCCGAGCTTGATATCACCGACCAAGATGTGACAAAAATAGCAGAAATTATTGATAGTGAAATTGCTTCTTTAGTGCCCGAGTGGAAAAGGGGAATGGCAATGGAAGAAAGTCCACATCGCTCTAGTTTCTGTCACAATTGTGCTTCAAATGGTTGCTTACCAGATTATATTTTATCAGATGGGTCAGGAGCCAAGAACCTTCAGGTTCTTCAGTGTTCTAAAGATGGATGTGCTGCCATACATGGCCGATTTGAAGAGATCACATATCAAGTTGACGGGGCAGAACAATGTGCTCCAGAAGGTGCAGACCAGGCTGCATCACCACAATCGGCTGTTGTTCACTATGCCAATATCTGGGCTCAGCATGAGGGACCAGTGTTAAGTTCACAGGGATCCAGAGACATACACTGCGATGAGGAGCACAAAACATTGAACCAGTCAAGTTATGGAGCAGAGGAGAAGATCATAAATATGGATAGTCAGAGTAAATGCCGTGAAAGAAACTGTTTCTCCATGAATTCAGCAATGGATTACGGTCTCTTGGAtgattatgaaaatgaaattaggCAAGAGCTAAGGTGGCTTAAAGCAAAGTATCAAATACAGCTGAGGGAGCTTAGAGACCAACAACTCGGTGTCAAATACAAATCTTCAAGCTTAACATTGATAACCGATGACAAAACTCGAGCATCAGACGACAAAGTTTCTCCTTCTTCAGTTTTACCTGAACCCGAAAGCAATAGACCTCCACAAAGAACAATAGCTCATAGGCCTACCAAGCACCTCACATCATGTTTACCAATAGGTGATGAGAAGAAATGTGGCAATGTGGCCAATCAAAGGGTACACAGTTTTGAGCAAATGAATTGGCCTTGTAGCCCGGAGCAAATGGTCACTGCAAAGAGTTACTATACTCCTTTACTCCCACACTCCCTTCACCGGGCAACTTCTCTTCCAGTTGATTCTGTTGATGTTTCAAGCCAGTGA
- the LOC102626943 gene encoding serine/threonine-protein kinase WNK1 isoform X2, with amino-acid sequence MAPEVYEEEYNELVDIYSFGMCILEMVTFDYPYSECTHPAQIYKKVISGKKPEALFKVEDPEVRQFIEKCLATVSSRLSARELLTDPFLQIDDYDSDLRMIQYQTDYDEISPLLRQSLYGIYHSNSSSNNGCGHYIGYDTENGLDYHPHEFQESEIDLFTCQEDEHLTNFDISIKGKRREDDGIFLRLRIADKEGRIRNIYFPFDIQTDTALSVATEMVSELDITDQDVTKIAEIIDSEIASLVPEWKRGMAMEESPHRSSFCHNCASNGCLPDYILSDGSGAKNLQVLQCSKDGCAAIHGRFEEITYQVDGAEQCAPEGADQAASPQSAVVHYANIWAQHEGPVLSSQGSRDIHCDEEHKTLNQSSYGAEEKIINMDSQSKCRERNCFSMNSAMDYGLLDDYENEIRQELRWLKAKYQIQLRELRDQQLGVKYKSSSLTLITDDKTRASDDKVSPSSVLPEPESNRPPQRTIAHRPTKHLTSCLPIGDEKKCGNVANQRVHSFEQMNWPCSPEQMVTAKSYYTPLLPHSLHRATSLPVDSVDVSSQ; translated from the exons ATGGCCCCTGAAGTGTATGAAGAGGAATACAATGAATTAGTCGATATATACTCTTTCGGAATGTGCATCTTGGAGATGGTCACATTTGACTATCCATATAGTGAATGCACTCACCCTGCTCAAATCTACAAGAAAGTGATCTCT GGTAAAAAGCCAGAAGCTCTGTTCAAAGTAGAGGATCCTGAGGTGCGACAATTCATTGAAAAATGCTTAGCAACCGTGTCTTCTAGGCTTTCTGCTAGGGAGCTTTTGACAGACCCTTTTCTCCAAATTGATGATTATGACTCCGATCTGAGGATGATACAGTACCAAACAGACTATGATGAAATAAGCCCTCTTCTTCGACAATCTCTATACGGAATTTACCACAGCAATAGCTCTTCCAACAATGGATGTGGCCATTACATTGGTTATGATACAGAGAATGGTTTAGACTACCATCCACATGAGTTTCAAGAGAGTGAAATTGATCTATTTACTTGTCAAGAGGATGAGCATTTGACAAATTTTGACATTTCAATCAAAGGTAAGCGTAGAGAGGATGATGGCATCTTTCTAAGGCTTAGAATTGCAGATAAAGAAG GACGCATACGAAACATTTACTTCCCCTTTGACATTCAGACAGACACAGCATTGAGTGTCGCTACTGAAATGGTATCCGAGCTTGATATCACCGACCAAGATGTGACAAAAATAGCAGAAATTATTGATAGTGAAATTGCTTCTTTAGTGCCCGAGTGGAAAAGGGGAATGGCAATGGAAGAAAGTCCACATCGCTCTAGTTTCTGTCACAATTGTGCTTCAAATGGTTGCTTACCAGATTATATTTTATCAGATGGGTCAGGAGCCAAGAACCTTCAGGTTCTTCAGTGTTCTAAAGATGGATGTGCTGCCATACATGGCCGATTTGAAGAGATCACATATCAAGTTGACGGGGCAGAACAATGTGCTCCAGAAGGTGCAGACCAGGCTGCATCACCACAATCGGCTGTTGTTCACTATGCCAATATCTGGGCTCAGCATGAGGGACCAGTGTTAAGTTCACAGGGATCCAGAGACATACACTGCGATGAGGAGCACAAAACATTGAACCAGTCAAGTTATGGAGCAGAGGAGAAGATCATAAATATGGATAGTCAGAGTAAATGCCGTGAAAGAAACTGTTTCTCCATGAATTCAGCAATGGATTACGGTCTCTTGGAtgattatgaaaatgaaattaggCAAGAGCTAAGGTGGCTTAAAGCAAAGTATCAAATACAGCTGAGGGAGCTTAGAGACCAACAACTCGGTGTCAAATACAAATCTTCAAGCTTAACATTGATAACCGATGACAAAACTCGAGCATCAGACGACAAAGTTTCTCCTTCTTCAGTTTTACCTGAACCCGAAAGCAATAGACCTCCACAAAGAACAATAGCTCATAGGCCTACCAAGCACCTCACATCATGTTTACCAATAGGTGATGAGAAGAAATGTGGCAATGTGGCCAATCAAAGGGTACACAGTTTTGAGCAAATGAATTGGCCTTGTAGCCCGGAGCAAATGGTCACTGCAAAGAGTTACTATACTCCTTTACTCCCACACTCCCTTCACCGGGCAACTTCTCTTCCAGTTGATTCTGTTGATGTTTCAAGCCAGTGA